In Populus trichocarpa isolate Nisqually-1 chromosome 16, P.trichocarpa_v4.1, whole genome shotgun sequence, a genomic segment contains:
- the LOC18106365 gene encoding putative zinc transporter At3g08650 encodes MQSTMRFILKQAPLFFLLSVVLFACILAESDSDNSERLRSAPHKNVRSSVIDGSGTENAVDFEGTSDGLEERKGGYNRVSISTVALFTLAMAAATGLGAVPFFFVELDPHWEGLCGGTAAGVMLAASFDLIREGQGHGAGSWVVIGILSGGIFILLCKKFLEQYGEVSMLDITGADATKVVLVIGIMTLHSFGEGSGVGVSFAGSKGFSQGLLVTLAIAVHNIPEGLAVSMMLASKGFSPQNAMLWSVITSLPQPIVAVPAFMCADAFSKFLPFCMGFAAGCMIWMVVAEVLPDAFKVISSNNLLFETCLPFLVSVISVYCSSEDASGFFVSLLFGLGPLLGGFILVVFALAFHLQHALLMGAASGIAFVLTAWRPLQLLVSSKMGFFPLISLLALGAAFVHVSSSSILKIAGRKKASVNNLPTVTGFPVSVHTLQSFLSCGAVAFHALAEGLALGVAAPEAYGLGRHMVLPVSLHGLPRGAAVASCIFGATDSWHSALAAATLIGFVGPISAIGAILARIDYSGLDHVMVFACGGLLPSFGSIIRRGVRLDTRRGGFGLAVGVGFASLCLMCTKLVCLHTPYCNSAPEAVR; translated from the exons ATGCAAAGTACCATGAGGTTCATATTAAAACAAGCTCCCCTGTTTTTTCTGCTCTCTGTAGTTctctttgcatgcattttggcagAATCTGATAGTGATAATTCTGAAAGGTTAAGGTCGGCTCCTCATAAAAATGTGAGAAGTAGTGTTATAGATGGAAGTGGTACAGAAAATGCAGTTGATTTTGAGGGTACAAGTGATGGGTTGGAGGAGAGAAAGGGTGGTTATAACAGAGTCTCGATATCTACAGTTGCATTATTTACGTTGGCCATGGCTGCTGCCACTGGTTTAGGTGCTGTCCCGTTCTTTTTTGTGGAGCTAGATCCTCATTGGGAAGGATTGTGCGGTGGGACGGCTGCTGGTGTTATGCTGGCTGCTAGCTTTGACCTCATACGGGAAGGGCAAGGCCATGGTGCTGGCAGTTGGGTTGTGATTGGGATTTTATCTGGTGGAATTTTCATTTTGCTGTGCAAGAAG TTTCTTGAACAATACGGGGAAGTAAGCATGTTAGACATTACAGGTGCTGATGCAACTAAAGTTGTTCTTGTTATCGGAATCATGACTCTCCATTCATTTGGGGAGGGTTCTGGTGTTGGTGTCTCTTTTGCTGGCTCAAAAGGCTTTTCTCAAGGGCTTTTGGTAACTTTGGCCATAGCTGTGCACAACATACCAGAGGGGCTAGCTGTGAGCATGATGCTTGCATCGAAGGGTTTTTCCCCGCAAAATGCAATGTTGTGGAGTGTAATCACATCCTTGCCTCAG CCCATCGTAGCTGTTCCTGCATTCATGTGTGCTGATGCATTTAGCAAGTTCCTTCCTTTCTGCATGGGCTTTGCTGCTGGATGTATGATCTGGATGGTTGTTGCGGAAGTGCTTCCTGACGCTTTCAAGGTAATTT CTTCCAATAATCTTTTGTTTGAAACATGTCTACCATTTCTAGTTTCTGTCATTTCTGTATATTGCAGTTCAGAAGATGCTTCAGGCTTCTTTGTTTCATTGCTTTTTGGTCTTGGGCCATTGCTTGGTGGCTTCATTCTTGTTGTATTTGCTCTTGCATTCCATCTTCAGCATGCCCTCCTCATGGGTGCTGCATCTGGCATTGCCTTTGTCCTTACTGCGTGGCGACCTCTGCAGCTACTTGTGTCTTCAAAGATGGGGTTTTTCCCCCTCATATCTTTGCTTGCACTGGGAGCAGCATTTGTCCATGTTTCAAGCTCCAGCATTTTGAAAATTGCAGGTCGCAAAAAGGCATCAGTGAACAATTTACCAACAGTAACGGGCTTTCCGGTGAGTGTTCACACACTTCAGTCTTTCTTGTCCTGTGGAGCGGTTGCCTTTCATGCATTGGCTGAGGGGCTTGCATTAGGAGTGGCTGCACCAGAAGCTTATGGACTTGGTCGGCACATGGTCCTTCCTGTCTCGCTACATGGACTCCCTCGCGGTGCAGCTGTTGCTAGCTGCATCTTCGGTGCTACTGATAGCTGGCATAGTGCCCTAGCAGCGGCAACTTTAATTGGGTTTGTGGGTCCAATATCTGCTATAGGAGCAATACTTGCAAGAATTGACTACAGTGGTCTGGATCATGTGATGGTCTTCGCTTGTGGTGGATTGCTCCCTAGCTTTGGAAGCATAATTAGAAGAGGAGTAAGGTTGGATACGCGGAGAGGGGGTTTCGGGTTGGCAGTTGGAGTGGGGTTTGCTAGTTTATGTTTAATGTGCACTAAGCTGGTTTGCTTGCACACTCCTTATTGCAATTCTGCTCCTGAAGCTGTCAGATGA
- the LOC7482617 gene encoding protein RETICULATA-RELATED 3, chloroplastic isoform X2, whose protein sequence is METAAAQLRISAFSRQYITNYTTPRFPNPNSPSLSFPFATPLNPSLRLLPSKPPTPSNAGGGGTGGTFGGNGGDGGNWSGGGDSSSDNSSSSSAGFGVLGLFLNGWRSRVAADPQFPFKVLMEEVVGVSSCILGDMASRPNFGLNELDFVFSTLVVGAILNFTLMYLLAPTAAATSQTLPAIFANCPTSHMFEPGAYSLMSRLGTLVYKGIIFAAVGFAAGLVGTELSNGLIKMRKKMDPSFETPNKPPPTVLNALTWAIHMGVSSNLRYQSLNGVEFLLANGLPPFAFKSSVVVLRCLNNVLGGMTFVILARMTGSQSVEESKPVADGVRSAALEKEKLLDGGKGSCFKP, encoded by the exons atggaaacggCAGCAGCCCAGCTCCGAATCTCTGCATTTTCAAGACAATACATTACTAATTACACCACCCCCAGATTCCCAAACCCTaattctccttctctctctttcccctTTGCCACCCCTCTTAACCCCTCTCTCCGCCTCCTCCCTTCCAAACCACCCACCCCCTCCAATGCCGGAGGCGGTGGAACCGGAGGAACCTTCGGTGGAAACGGTGGAGATGGTGGAAACtggagtggtggtggtgattcGAGCTCTGACAATTCATCGTCGTCGTCGGCGGGGTTTGGGGTTCTGggtctttttttaaatgggTGGAGATCACGGGTGGCGGCGGATCCGCAGTTCCCTTTTAAGGTGTTGATGGAGGAGGTTGTTGGAGTGTCTTCTTGTATTCTTGGGGATATGGCTTCGCGGCCGAATTTTGGTCTTAATgagttggattttgttttttcgacTTTGGTTGTTGGTGCTATACTCAATTTTACTTTGATGTATTTGCTTGCGCCGACCGCGGCGGCTACTAGTCAGACATTGCCTGCGATCTTCGCAAATTGTCCAACCAGTCATATGTTTGAGCCAGGTGCTTATAGTTTGATGAGTAGACTTGGTACACTTGTTTATAAAGGAATTATTTTTGCTGCTGTTGGTTTTGCTGCTGGTTTGGTAGGGACTGAGCTTTCAAATGGGTTGATTAAGATGAGGAAAAAGATGGATCCGAGCTTCGAGACGCCGAATAAACCACCTCCGACTGTTTTGAATGCCTTGACGTGGGCGATTCATATGGGGGTTAGTAGCAATCTCAGGTACCAGTCACTGAATGGGGTGGAGTTTTTGTTGGCCAACGGACTTCCTCCGTTTGCGTTTAAGTCATCGGTTGTGGTTCTTAGGTGCTTGAATAATGTTCTTGGTGGGATGACCTTTGTCATATTGGCAAGGATGACGGGGTCTCAGAGTGTTGAAGAATCGAAACCTGTTGCTGATGGTGTTAGATCGGCTGCTCTGGAGAAGGAGAAACTGCTTGATGGAG GGAAAGGAAGTTGCTTCAAGCCTTGA
- the LOC7482617 gene encoding protein RETICULATA-RELATED 3, chloroplastic isoform X1, which translates to METAAAQLRISAFSRQYITNYTTPRFPNPNSPSLSFPFATPLNPSLRLLPSKPPTPSNAGGGGTGGTFGGNGGDGGNWSGGGDSSSDNSSSSSAGFGVLGLFLNGWRSRVAADPQFPFKVLMEEVVGVSSCILGDMASRPNFGLNELDFVFSTLVVGAILNFTLMYLLAPTAAATSQTLPAIFANCPTSHMFEPGAYSLMSRLGTLVYKGIIFAAVGFAAGLVGTELSNGLIKMRKKMDPSFETPNKPPPTVLNALTWAIHMGVSSNLRYQSLNGVEFLLANGLPPFAFKSSVVVLRCLNNVLGGMTFVILARMTGSQSVEESKPVADGVRSAALEKEKLLDGGEELQSKQSTFK; encoded by the coding sequence atggaaacggCAGCAGCCCAGCTCCGAATCTCTGCATTTTCAAGACAATACATTACTAATTACACCACCCCCAGATTCCCAAACCCTaattctccttctctctctttcccctTTGCCACCCCTCTTAACCCCTCTCTCCGCCTCCTCCCTTCCAAACCACCCACCCCCTCCAATGCCGGAGGCGGTGGAACCGGAGGAACCTTCGGTGGAAACGGTGGAGATGGTGGAAACtggagtggtggtggtgattcGAGCTCTGACAATTCATCGTCGTCGTCGGCGGGGTTTGGGGTTCTGggtctttttttaaatgggTGGAGATCACGGGTGGCGGCGGATCCGCAGTTCCCTTTTAAGGTGTTGATGGAGGAGGTTGTTGGAGTGTCTTCTTGTATTCTTGGGGATATGGCTTCGCGGCCGAATTTTGGTCTTAATgagttggattttgttttttcgacTTTGGTTGTTGGTGCTATACTCAATTTTACTTTGATGTATTTGCTTGCGCCGACCGCGGCGGCTACTAGTCAGACATTGCCTGCGATCTTCGCAAATTGTCCAACCAGTCATATGTTTGAGCCAGGTGCTTATAGTTTGATGAGTAGACTTGGTACACTTGTTTATAAAGGAATTATTTTTGCTGCTGTTGGTTTTGCTGCTGGTTTGGTAGGGACTGAGCTTTCAAATGGGTTGATTAAGATGAGGAAAAAGATGGATCCGAGCTTCGAGACGCCGAATAAACCACCTCCGACTGTTTTGAATGCCTTGACGTGGGCGATTCATATGGGGGTTAGTAGCAATCTCAGGTACCAGTCACTGAATGGGGTGGAGTTTTTGTTGGCCAACGGACTTCCTCCGTTTGCGTTTAAGTCATCGGTTGTGGTTCTTAGGTGCTTGAATAATGTTCTTGGTGGGATGACCTTTGTCATATTGGCAAGGATGACGGGGTCTCAGAGTGTTGAAGAATCGAAACCTGTTGCTGATGGTGTTAGATCGGCTGCTCTGGAGAAGGAGAAACTGCTTGATGGAGGTGAGGAGTTGCAGAGCAAACAGTCGACTTTCAAGTGA